The proteins below are encoded in one region of Shewanella putrefaciens:
- a CDS encoding DUF2897 family protein — protein MSTLEVWIIIILILGVIASNLAALKYSAKFKLPQFGQHDKNKLLKTGETQPSAQDKVDDESNQAPSSTVQSPSDNKTQHKE, from the coding sequence ATGTCAACCTTAGAAGTGTGGATCATCATTATTTTGATCTTAGGTGTCATCGCCAGCAATCTTGCAGCATTGAAATACAGTGCAAAATTTAAGCTGCCACAATTTGGTCAACACGACAAAAACAAGCTGCTTAAGACAGGCGAGACTCAGCCTAGTGCGCAGGACAAGGTTGACGATGAGTCCAATCAAGCCCCATCGTCAACAGTCCAGTCCCCTAGCGACAACAAAACTCAGCATAAGGAATGA